One stretch of Daphnia pulicaria isolate SC F1-1A chromosome 6, SC_F0-13Bv2, whole genome shotgun sequence DNA includes these proteins:
- the LOC124343268 gene encoding uncharacterized protein LOC124343268, protein MKQSTIAMLTIALLITVLFGLVSSKPSPAANYHHGTDIVTEILQSIDRREEMWKITNYLNASREELAKALPLVSPDGTKINYTFFAPTSNAFVTQTPQDAIDPLIDADFRLKVLVRHFVRRHISTDDLIKLDKLVMADSAEAAINRKSTVEACDLPPVAKQNTATCLAYFPSWTFDSKSGKCKQYVYGGCHKTENLYETEADCLSKCGPAVNSVKTFINKAEILTEACACSELVHDFCTIFVVDRVFMTGDEVIEILGKYPPTGPKGPLYSPCDKTPADEAENKTSSSHTRNIPLRTTPLEPINPIFVDYVNVSPSQADVQEIAQFAVEELSRGAHSMASPLVLVSVVKAEKQTLAGINYRLKMELKSDEIGATVCDVVIFDQPCSSTCRVSSFKCNPPLGGSSASYKK, encoded by the exons atgaaacaaagtACAATCGCCATGTTGACCATCGCTCTTTTAATAACTGTCCTATTCGGCCTGGTATCGTCAAAGCCGTCGCCGGCCGCCAATTACCATCACGGCACCGATATCGTGACCGAAATTCTACAATCCATCGACAGAAGGGAGGAGATGTGGAAGATCACCAATTACCTGAACGCATCCCGGGAAGAACTGGCAAAAGCGTTGCCCCTCGTCAGCCCTG ATGGGACGAAAATCAACTACACATTTTTCGCTCCGACGTCGAATGCCTTTGTGACGCAAACTCCGCAAGACGCCATCGATCCGCTGATTGATGCCGATTTTCGACTGAAGGTCCTCGTTCGTCATTTTGTTCGCCGGCACATCTCGACTGACGATTTGATTAAACTGGACAAGCTCGTCATGGCCGATTCAGCAGAGGCCGCCATCAACAGGAAGAGCACGGTCGAAGCGTGCGATCTGCCACCAGTTGCCAAACAGAACACCGCCACTTGTTTGGCTTACTTTCCGTCATGGACGTTCGACTCGAAATCGGGAAAGTGCAAACAg TATGTTTACGGCGGCTGTCATAAAACGGAGAATCTATACGAAACGGAAGCCGACTGTTTATCCAAATGCGGACCGGCAGTCA ATTCCGTCAAGACGTTTATCAATAAAGCCGAAATCCTAACTGAAGCCTGCGCTTGCAGTGAACTCGTCCACGATTTCTGTACCATCTTCGTTGTCGATCGCGTCTTCATGACTGGAGACGAAGTCATCGAGATCCTCGGCAAATATCCTCCCACCGGCCCGAAAGGCCCTTTGTATTCGCCATGCGATAAAACGCCGGCGGATGAGGCGGAGAATaagaccagcagcagccacaccCGCAACATTCCGCTGCGCACCACTCCGCTCGAACCGATCAATCCGATTTTCGTCGATTACGTCAACGTTTCGCCCAGCCAAGCCGACGTCCAGGAGATTGCCCAATTCGCTGTAGAGGAACTGAGTCGAGGTGCCCACTCTATGGCGTCTCCACTCGTATTGGTCAGCGTCGTTAAAGCTGAAAAGCAAACCCTGGCCGGAATTAATTATCGACTCAAAATGGAGCTGAAGAGTGACGAAATCGGTGCCACCGTGTGCGACGTGGTGATTTTTGACCAACCCTGTTCGTCGACCTGTCGAGTTAGCTCCTTTAAATGCAATCCACCTCTGGGCGGCAGCAGCGCTTCttacaagaaataa
- the LOC124343338 gene encoding uncharacterized protein LOC124343338 codes for MIGNIFASMSCLLVASLLFVTVSSVSTTAKTEDLVSVIIASLEGRSEVSIITEYLEMSRDALTKELPLESSGHKLSYTFFAPTDFSLFRRMVQDTADPFTADGAFRNKILLRHFARQRVSSDDLSKLDKLVMADSKEATLSRTADTKINRINNEEILPGAIQLANNLGIVHVVDGVFMTNDEKWDAIYAYNAKNPNTGFGLFGVPPPPES; via the exons ATGATCGGAAACATTTTCGCATCAATGTCTTGCCTGTTGGTAGCCTCTCTTCTGTTCGTTACCGTCTCCTCCGTGTCGACAACAGCCAAAACAGAAGATCTCGTCTCCGTAATTATTGCGTCTCTCGAAGGCCGATCTGAAGTTAGTATCATCACCGAATACTTGGAAATGTCTCGTGACGCATTGACGAAAGAATTGCCTCTGGAAAGTTCAG GCCACAAGTTGAGTTACACATTCTTTGCACCGAccgatttttctctcttcagaCGAATGGTGCAAGACACGGCGGATCCGTTTACCGCTGACGGCGCCTTCCGTAACAAAATCCTGCTTCGACATTTCGCACGCCAACGTGTCTCGTCCGACGATTTGTCCAAATTGGACAAACTCGTCATGGCTGATTCCAAAGAAGCCACCCTCTCCCGCACTGCTG ACACGAAAATCAATCGGATCAACAATGAGGAAATTCTGCCGGGTGCCATTcaattggcgaataatttGGGCATCGTCCATGTTGTCGATGGAGTGTTTATGACCAATGATGAAAAGTGGGATGCCATCTACGCGTATAACGCGAAAAATCCCAATACCGGTTTCGGCCTTTTTGGCGtgcctccacctcctgaaTCCTGA
- the LOC124343257 gene encoding uncharacterized protein LOC124343257 isoform X2 has translation MSTFIGLFMALLLALVSSKPTTETDIVAEILKAIDGRDEMWRVTSYLKESRDDLVKELPLVSPDGTKLSYTFFAPTSFAFTMQTPQDTVDPLFVDASLRNKVLIRHFARQSISSDDLAKLDKLVMADAQEVVLSGKSGIEICDLPPIENKGFECYALKQTWTFKSGKCVNYVYGGCLGTENLFDTEEACLAKCGPAVNTRAKTIKDAQIQPEAIQLSQDFGVVYLVDRVFMDGDEVHNAISEHFKRNPNTALCLGLPCTPDNAPISTAADDDATVDDPALDIRNTPLAPPPQLVLLGGYSAASASEEDVQEIAKFATHALSQNANQASPFVLVQVVKAEKQVVSGMNYRLHVELKENADSANVISCTVVVYDQSWTSTRQITSSECDPPIVAAPPRIEIIPIPPAEGSAN, from the exons ATGTCGACTTTCATTGGCTTGTTCATGGCCCTCCTTTTGGCTCTGGTGTCTTCGAAGCCGACGACTGAAACGGACATTGTCGCCGAAATTCTGAAGGCTATCGACGGACGCGATGAGATGTGGAGAGTCACCAGTTACCTGAAAGAATCCCGCGACGACCTGGTAAAAGAGTTGCCACTCGTCAGCCCag ATGGGACAAAGTTGAGCTACACTTTCTTCGCCCCGACGTCGTTTGCCTTCACGATGCAAACGCCCCAGGACACGGTGGACCCGCTCTTTGTGGACGCCAGTCTCCGCAACAAGGTCCTGATTCGCCATTTCGCTCGCCAAAGCATTTCGTCCGACGATCTGGCCAAATTGGACAAGCTCGTCATGGCCGACGCGCAGGAAGTCGTTCTCAGCGGCAAGAGCGGAATTGAAATCTGCGATTTGCCTCCGATCGAAAACAAGGGATTCGAATGTTATGCTCTCAAACAAACATGGACGTTCAAGTCGGGCAAATGCGTCAACTACGTCTACGGCGGATGTCTGGGAACGGAAAACCTTTTCGACACGGAAGAAGCCTGTCTCGCCAAATGCGGTCCAGCTGTCA ATACCAGGGCCAAGACAATTAAAGATGCGCAAATCCAGCCGGAAGCCATTCAGCTTTCGCAAGATTTCGGCGTGGTTTATTTGGTTGATCGTGTGTTTATGGACGGCGACGAAGTGCACAATGCCATCAGCGAGCATTTCAAGCGCAATCCCAATACGGCCCTCTGCCTCGGCCTACCTTGCACACCTGACAATGCTCCGATATCCACTGCTGCTGACGACGATGCCACTGTTGACGATCCAGCCCTGGACATCCGCAACACTCCGCTTGCTCCGCCACCGCAATTAGTTTTGTTGGGCGGTTACAGCGCTGCATCTGCCAGCGAAGAAGACGTCCAGGAGATTGCCAAGTTCGCCACCCACGCGTTGAGTCAGAATGCCAACCAAGCGTCTCCGTTCGTTTTGGTTCAGGTTGTCAAGGCTGAAAAGCAGGTCGTGTCCGGTATGAATTACCGACTTCATGtggaattgaaagaaaatgcaGATAGCGCCAACGTCATTTCGTGCACTGTAGTCGTTTACGACCAATCCTGGACATCCACTCGTCAGATCACGTCCTCCGAATGCGATCCTCCCATCGTTGCTGCTCCTCCAAGAATTGAGATTATTCCAATCCCACCAGCCGAAGGATCAGCAAATTGA
- the LOC124343257 gene encoding uncharacterized protein LOC124343257 isoform X1, translating to MVARSLGSNMKQMNVVVYVMYVIYVMWMVAFLAVVSSKPTVEVGTDVVAEILRAIDGRQDMQRVAGYLNASRDDLAKQLPLLSSDGTKLSYTFFAPTSFAFTMQTPQDTVDPLFVDASLRNKVLIRHFARQSISSDDLAKLDKLVMADAQEVVLSGKSGIEICDLPPIENKGFECYALKQTWTFKSGKCVNYVYGGCLGTENLFDTEEACLAKCGPAVNTRAKTIKDAQIQPEAIQLSQDFGVVYLVDRVFMDGDEVHNAISEHFKRNPNTALCLGLPCTPDNAPISTAADDDATVDDPALDIRNTPLAPPPQLVLLGGYSAASASEEDVQEIAKFATHALSQNANQASPFVLVQVVKAEKQVVSGMNYRLHVELKENADSANVISCTVVVYDQSWTSTRQITSSECDPPIVAAPPRIEIIPIPPAEGSAN from the exons ATGGTCGCTAGAAGTTTGGGTTCAAACATGAAGCAAATGAACGTCGTCGTTTATGTTATGTACGTCATCTATGTTATGTGGATGGTCGCATTTTTGGCTGTGGTGTCGTCGAAGCCGACAGTGGAAGTCGGGACGGACGTGGTCGCCGAAATTCTGCGGGCCATCGATGGACGCCAAGATATGCAGAGAGTCGCAGGTTACCTGAACGCCTCACGTGACGACCTGGCGAAACAGCTGCCCCTCCTTAGTTCag ATGGGACAAAGTTGAGCTACACTTTCTTCGCCCCGACGTCGTTTGCCTTCACGATGCAAACGCCCCAGGACACGGTGGACCCGCTCTTTGTGGACGCCAGTCTCCGCAACAAGGTCCTGATTCGCCATTTCGCTCGCCAAAGCATTTCGTCCGACGATCTGGCCAAATTGGACAAGCTCGTCATGGCCGACGCGCAGGAAGTCGTTCTCAGCGGCAAGAGCGGAATTGAAATCTGCGATTTGCCTCCGATCGAAAACAAGGGATTCGAATGTTATGCTCTCAAACAAACATGGACGTTCAAGTCGGGCAAATGCGTCAACTACGTCTACGGCGGATGTCTGGGAACGGAAAACCTTTTCGACACGGAAGAAGCCTGTCTCGCCAAATGCGGTCCAGCTGTCA ATACCAGGGCCAAGACAATTAAAGATGCGCAAATCCAGCCGGAAGCCATTCAGCTTTCGCAAGATTTCGGCGTGGTTTATTTGGTTGATCGTGTGTTTATGGACGGCGACGAAGTGCACAATGCCATCAGCGAGCATTTCAAGCGCAATCCCAATACGGCCCTCTGCCTCGGCCTACCTTGCACACCTGACAATGCTCCGATATCCACTGCTGCTGACGACGATGCCACTGTTGACGATCCAGCCCTGGACATCCGCAACACTCCGCTTGCTCCGCCACCGCAATTAGTTTTGTTGGGCGGTTACAGCGCTGCATCTGCCAGCGAAGAAGACGTCCAGGAGATTGCCAAGTTCGCCACCCACGCGTTGAGTCAGAATGCCAACCAAGCGTCTCCGTTCGTTTTGGTTCAGGTTGTCAAGGCTGAAAAGCAGGTCGTGTCCGGTATGAATTACCGACTTCATGtggaattgaaagaaaatgcaGATAGCGCCAACGTCATTTCGTGCACTGTAGTCGTTTACGACCAATCCTGGACATCCACTCGTCAGATCACGTCCTCCGAATGCGATCCTCCCATCGTTGCTGCTCCTCCAAGAATTGAGATTATTCCAATCCCACCAGCCGAAGGATCAGCAAATTGA
- the LOC124343179 gene encoding uncharacterized protein LOC124343179 — MSTALVHLLLIFVFGAAHALPVDQWTSESALVEVTTKVEGTSSSASSLLLADQLLADDASSLMGSQSRQKPADDGGIEFPNTAFIPGDLTEQLSVDGFFSLWFVFLDDDVFTSDKEFTILAPSNSAPMRPSPTADDKDRVRQLLLNHIVLGRAVNISSDLSSSLSPPWYKDNSLNNKKTLTVTTLGGRQLHFKTRKDGTAVVNGIRIVGKEVRVPPNGVIIVLEDYLFMDEYHGDVEGSESQLFSAIPMVTASDGSDHFPMIELGTAHDDESGGHEGETVKHEPVGSVLIDRQKLIPTNVSRPFYEELVEVLNFLRSGTSDFLRYLEQVNISSSFLDDEEYTAFIPMDDSFAQWYPIDWGFNPFDVESFVKETMMNHFVRGRVKQKEIKDGDELTTLGGKTLTFSFSPIGKLIVNDLEVFDGDTPVSMGNIQFVGDLLFVNSTVVRELNARHRDVESAPLVTSPWYSSQFLSHTYRELSTRQQSPSIVSGSGSGSSHPSFSLALDYINQTQPQLRDDLPSHDDWKMITYTFFVPKDSAFFNLWPQDTADPFVIDDEFRRDVFLNHFVRRRLYHDRDLVDGAVITMAGNKTATISRVANVTKINDAIIEEADIFIYNLGTVFVIDRVLFASQERISQVLTKNADRIPSFGLSGTDGAPPSSSSSSSSSSSAMTHNNAAEESQTLVVDLLAELTTTESTAGKLVIRE, encoded by the exons ATGTCGACGGCACTCGTCCACCTGTTGCTGATTTTTGTATTTGGCGCCGCCCACGCCCTGCCCGTCGACCAGTGGACGTCCGAGTCGGCCCTGGTGGAAGTCACCACCAAAGTCGAAGGAACGAGTTCATCCGCATCGTCGCTCCTGCTGGCCGACCAGTTGTTGGCCGACGACGCGTCGTCGTTGATGGGCAGCCAGAGCCGGCAGAAGCCAGCCGACGATGGAGGCATCGAATTCCCCAACACGGCCTTCATTCCGGGCGATTTGACGGAACAACTATCCGTCGATGGATTCTTCTCCTTGTGGTTCGTCTTcctcgacgacgacgtcttcACCTCAG ACAAGGAGTTCACCATCCTGGCGCCCAGCAATAGCGCCCCCATGAGGCCGTCACCCACTGCGGACGACAAGGATCGAGTCCGCCAGTTGCTGCTCAATCACATCGTCCTGGGACGGGCCGTCAACATCTCATCCGACCTGTCCTCCTCACTCAGCCCGCCCTGGTACAAAgacaacagcctcaacaacaagaaaacacTGACTGTCACCACCTTGGGCGGCAGGCAACTTCATTTCAAAACCAGAAAAG ACGGGACAGCGGTCGTCAATGGCATCAGGATTGTTGGCAAAGAGGTGCGAGTGCCACCCAACGGAGTCATCATCGTCTTGGAGGATTACCTGTTCATGGACGAGTATCACGGCGATGTGGAAGGATCCGAGTCTCAGCTGTTTAGCGCCATCCCCATGGTGACCGCCTCCGACGGCAGCGATCACTTTCCCATGATCGAATTGGGCACCGCTCACGACGACGAAAG cGGTGGACACGAGGGAGAAACGGTGAAACACGAACCAGTTGGATCGGTCCTGATCGATCGCCAAAAGTTGATCCCGACCAACGTCAGTCGGCCGTTTTACGAGGAGCTGGTGGAAGTGCTCAACTTTCTCCGCAGCGGCACTTCCGATTTCTTGCGCTACCTGGAACAAGTCAACATTTCCAGTTCCTTCTTGGACG ATGAAGAGTACACGGCGTTTATCCCGATGGACGACTCGTTCGCCCAGTGGTACCCGATCGATTGGGGATTCAATCCGTTCGACGTGGAATCCTTCGTCAAAGAGACGATGATGAATCATTTCGTTCGAGGGCGAGTCAagcaaaaggaaatcaaagacGGGGACGAGTTGACGACTCTCGGCGGCAAGACGctcactttctctttctcgccCATCG GCAAATTGATAGTCAACGATCTGGAAGTCTTTGACGGCGACACGCCCGTCTCCATGGGCAACATTCAATTCGTCGGCGATTTGCTCTTTGTCAACTCGACGGTCGTCAGGGAGTTGAACGCCCGCCATCGCGACGTCGAATCGGCCCCGCTCGTCACATCACCCTGGTACTCGTCCCAGTTCCTCTCGCACACCTACCGGGAGCTCAGCACTCGCCAGCAGTCGCCCAGCATCGTCTCCGGAAGCGGAAGCGGAAGCAGCCATCCTTCCTTCAGTCTGGCTCTGGATTACATCAACCAGACGCAGCCGCAGCTGAGGGACGACCTGCCCAGTCACGACGACTGGAAGATGATCACCTACACCTTTTTCGTCCCCAAAGACTCGGCCTTTTTCAATTTGTGGCCGCAGGACACGGCCGATCCGTTCGTCATTGACGACGAATTCCGGCGCGACGTCTTCCTCAACCATTTCGTGCGACGTCGGTTGTATCACGATCGAGACCTAGTCGACGGGGCCGTCATCACCATGGCCGGCAACAAGACGGCCACCATCTCCCGCGTTGCAA ATGTGACGAAAATCAACGACGCCATTATCGAAGAGGccgacattttcatttacaatTTGGGGACGGTGTTCGTGATCGACCGGGTCCTCTTTGCAAGTCAGGAGCGAATCAGTCAGGTGCTGACCAAGAACGCCGACCGCATCCCTTCGTTCGGTTTGAGCGGAACAGATGGCGcaccaccttcttcttcttcttcttcttcttcctcttcttcggcgATGACTCACAATAACGCAGCAGAAGAAAGTCAGACGCTGGTTGTCGACCTGCTGGCTGAGTTGACGACCACCGAGTCGACGGCGGGCAAACTCGTCATTCGCGAATGA
- the LOC124343336 gene encoding uncharacterized protein LOC124343336, which produces MIRSMSCLLVASLLAVTVSSATTSTQTGADLVSVILASIKGRNEMDSVARYLEMSRDALAKELPLESSGRKLSYTFFAPTSFAFTMQMPLDAVDPLVVDESLRNKVLTRHFARQRVSSDDLSKLDKLVMADAKEAALTRTADTKTNRINNAEIQPGAIQLSNNLGTVYFVDRVFMTGEEVGEAIRAHSVKNPNSGFGLFGVPPPPDAPVFLPRQ; this is translated from the exons ATGATCAGATCAATGTCTTGCCTGTTGGTGGCCTCTCTATTAGCCGTTACCGTCTCCTCGGCGACGACGTCAACTCAAACTGGAGCGGACCTCGTCTCCGTCATTCTTGCGTCTATCAAAGGCCGAAATGAAATGGATAGCGTCGCCAGGTACTTGGAAATGTCTCGTGACGCATTGGCCAAAGAATTGCCTCTGGAAAGTTCAG GCCGCAAATTGAGTTACACTTTCTTTGCACCGACGTCGTTTGCCTTCACGATGCAAATGCCACTAGACGCGGTCGATCCGCTCGTCGTGGACGAAAGTCTCCGCAACAAGGTCCTGACTCGCCACTTTGCACGGCAACGTGTCTCGTCCGACGATTTGTCTAAATTGGACAAACTCGTCATGGCCGATGCCAAAGAAGCTGCCCTCACCCGCACTGCTg ACACGAAAACCAATCGGATCAACAATGCGGAAATTCAGCCGGGAGCCATTCAACTGTCCAATAATTTGGGCACCGTCTATTTTGTCGATCGAGTGTTTATGACCGGCGAGGAAGTCGGCGAGGCCATCAGAGCCCATTCCGTGAAAAATCCCAATTCCGGTTTCGGCCTTTTTGGCGTGCCTCCACCTCCCGATGCCCCCGTATTCCTCCCTAGGCAATGA
- the LOC124343257 gene encoding uncharacterized protein LOC124343257 isoform X3, producing the protein MVARSLGSNMKQMNVVVYVMYVIYVMWMVAFLAVVSSKPTVEVGTDVVAEILRAIDGRQDMQRVAGYLNASRDDLAKQLPLLSSDGTKLSYTFFAPTSFAFTMQTPQDTVDPLFVDASLRNKVLIRHFARQSISSDDLAKLDKLVMADSREAVITRTADGKISIDNAEIQQGAIVLLQNLGNVYLVERVFMTGDEVSNAISAHFQNNPNTALCLGRPCSSIGGATVIAPPPAPSPSIPILGGFTSVSINDADVLEMARFATNALSVNKASPLVLIGVVKAEKQIVAGVNYRLQLKFNGQLESEENHFIDCQVTVFDQVWTATRQITSFQCTP; encoded by the exons ATGGTCGCTAGAAGTTTGGGTTCAAACATGAAGCAAATGAACGTCGTCGTTTATGTTATGTACGTCATCTATGTTATGTGGATGGTCGCATTTTTGGCTGTGGTGTCGTCGAAGCCGACAGTGGAAGTCGGGACGGACGTGGTCGCCGAAATTCTGCGGGCCATCGATGGACGCCAAGATATGCAGAGAGTCGCAGGTTACCTGAACGCCTCACGTGACGACCTGGCGAAACAGCTGCCCCTCCTTAGTTCag ATGGGACAAAGTTGAGCTACACTTTTTTCGCCCCGACGTCGTTTGCCTTCACGATGCAAACGCCCCAGGACACGGTGGACCCGCTCTTCGTGGACGCCAGTCTCCGCAACAAGGTCCTGATTCGCCATTTCGCTCGCCAAAGCATCTCGTCCGACGATCTGGCCAAATTGGACAAGCTCGTCATGGCCGACTCCAGAGAGGCCGTTATAACTCGAACAGCTG ACGGGAAGATTTCAATCGACAACGCGGAAATCCAACAAGGAGCCATCGTGTTGTTGCAAAATTTGGGCAACGTCTACCTAGTCGAACGAGTTTTCATGACCGGAGATGAAGTGAGCAACGCCATCAGCGCCCATTTCCAGAACAATCCTAACACTGCTCTGTGTCTCGGCCGGCCCTGCTCTTCCATAGGTGGTGCTACCGTTATTGCGCCACCACCCGCTCCGTCACCGTCCATCCCGATCTTGGGCGGTTTCACCAGCGTCTCAATCAACGACGCCGACGTCCTCGAGATGGCTAGATTCGCCACGAATGCGTTGAGTGTCAACAAGGCATCGCCGCTCGTCTTGATCGGCGTCGTCAAGGCTGAAAAGCAAATTGTTGCCGGCGTCAATTATCGACtccaattaaaattcaatggacaaTTGGAAAgcgaagaaaatcatttcatcGACTGTCAAGTGACTGTCTTCGACCAAGTGTGGACGGCGACTCGTCAGATTACCTCATTCCAATGTACCCCTTAA
- the LOC124342084 gene encoding cysteine proteinase inhibitor 8-like, whose translation MAQTVVLFLVLVSVLNAATSASLNKRQTGLVGGYSPANVHDIDVNEMADFSRRAISSKSNSGPSTLIRIVKAEKQVVAGMNYKLTLEMENANDGVILCDVIVFDQPWTNTRRLRESSCMAVCTGKQIF comes from the coding sequence ATGGCACAAACTGTGGTCCTCTTCCTGGTGCTCGTGTCGGTATTGAACGCGGCTACTTCGGCCTCTCTCAATAAACGTCAGACGGGCTTGGTAGGAGGATATTCACCCGCCAACGTACACGACATCGATGTTAATGAGATGGCCGATTTCTCAAGAAGAGCCATTTCGTCAAAAAGCAACTCCGGACCTTCAACTCTTATCCGAATCGTAAAAGCTGAAAAGCAAGTTGTGGCCGGTATGAATTATAAATTGACTCTCGAGATGGAAAATGCCAACGACGGAGTCATTCTCTGCGACGTCATCGTTTTCGACCAGCCGTGGACGAACACGCGTCGACTACGCGAGTCCAGTTGCATGGCGGTTTGTACgggcaaacaaattttttga
- the LOC124343371 gene encoding uncharacterized protein LOC124343371 translates to MKHNTIVNCVLMAATFWAMASSKPTPADTGKGVSLKNVPSSDKPAQASGSIPIYKPDELEAVHMESCVKQCKLDWRFGHGWESWVSHCMKHECGVEPDPYESEVFDFYVRY, encoded by the exons ATGAAGCATAACACTATCGTCAATTGTGTGTTGATGGCAGCCACTTTTTGGGCTATGGCGTCATCTAAACCAACTCCGGCTGACACCGGAAAAGGTGTATCCCTGAAAAATGTGCCTAGTAGCGACAAACCGGCTCAAGCGTCTGGATCGATTCCCATCTACAAGCCGGATG AACTTGAGGCTGTACATATGGAAAGTTGCGTAAAGCAATGCAAACTGGACTGGAGATTCGGACACGGTTGGGAGAGCTGGGTCAGCCATTGTATGAAACATGAGTGCGGAGTCGAACCCGACCCTTACGAATCCGAGGTCTTTGATTTCTATGTTAGGTACTAG